A stretch of DNA from Petrotoga sp. 9PWA.NaAc.5.4:
TTAACATAGCCAAAAAATATTTAGATTATGTCTATATAGGCAACATATGGGATTCAAAATATGAGAATACCTATTGTCCAAACTGTGGGGAAGTTGTTATATTAAGAAATGGATACGACATAGATATAAAAAACTTAAACTCAGATGGAGGATGTAAAAATTGTGGAGAAAAAATAGTCACAATGTAAGAATATACTTCTACTTAGCTGCACTTGGAGCAGGTATAATATTGCTTTCAATTTTGATTTTTTCTAAACCTATGCCAGTATATGAAGAAAAGATAATTCCTGTTTTTGGTACCTATGTAAGATTGAATGTTGCAGGAGACAAAGTATCCCCTGATGTTTTAATTAAAATGGCGGAAAGAGAACTGTACCAAATACATAACAAATACAGTGCAAATGTTGAAAATAGTATTGTTTGGGAATTGAATAAGAATGGTAAAGTTAAAGTAGATGATGAAGCTTTGTTTTTGTTTCAATCAGCGATTAATTATGCCATAATAACCGGTGGAGCTTTTGATCCTACAATAAGGCCTTTGTTAGAACTATGGGGTTTTGACGATGCTAATTCTTCAGAAAAAAGGGTTCCTTCACAGGAAGAAATCAATAATGTTTTAAGTTATGTAGATTATCGTTTTATAAATATAGATGAAAAAAATATGGAAGTTTCTTTTTTAAAAGAAGGAGTTCAAGTAGACTTAGGAGGTATAGCCAAGGGATACGCTATAGATTTAGTAATTCAAAGAATAAGAGCAATTGATCCTAAAGCTACAGGTTTTATCGACGCAGGTGGGGATATCGGTATTATTGGTCCTAAGTTTGGGGAACTGGCGTGGGTAATAGGGATCCGAGATCCTTTTTCTAACGACACCTTTAAATCTATGGACACAATATACCTTACCGATGGAACGGTTGCTACTTCGGGAGATTACGAACGTTTTTTTGTTCAAAACGGAACCAAGTACCATCACATTATAGATCCACAGACAGGATATCCTGCTCAAGGAATCTCTAGTGTAACAGTAATAGCTCCGAATGCAACTGCCGCAGACACTTTCGCTACAGCTCTTTTTGTCTTGGGATTTGATAATCCTGCTTTAGAATATTTCACAAATTTTGGCATACAGGCCATGATAGTTTCAAATAATGGTGAAATTAGAGAAACAAGTGGATTCAATTATTTCAGGGAGAAACTCAAGTAAATGAAGTTTGCAAGGAAAACAGATTTTTACGTAATTTTCGTTCTTTTTTTAATAATAGGTGGATTCATATTATTCACTCACATTGGTTCGAAAAGCCCTTTTTCGGAAATAGAAGTCTTTTTAAAAGGTGAAAAAATTTTAACCATTACGCAAGAAGGTACATACACCATTAATGATACAGATGGTTATCTTTTATTGCAAGTAGAATACTTAAACGGTGCAGTCAGAGTTATAAATTCAACTTGTCCTTTGAAAGTTTGTGAGAATACTGGATGGGTTAGTAATCCTAACCAACCAATTGTTTGCATACCAAATGAAATCATTGTTAAACCGGTTGGAGACCAAAATAAATCTGGAGTCGATATCTACACATGGTAAATTCAAAAAAGGTATCTTATATTGCGTTATTAACTGCGTTAGCTTCAGCTGTATACTATGTCGAATCTTTTTTACCTATGCCAGTTTCAGTGCCAGGTGCAAGATGGGGATTCTCTAATTTTCCCTTGATACTTGCTGTAGTGAGTAATATAGGTCTAACTAACACTCTATATATAGCCATTATTAAAACAGTTCTTGGATCTATTTTAAGTGGAAGATTTTTATCTCCGATGTTTTGGATGGGTTTAGCAGGAGCTGTTGTTAGTAGTTTTTCTATGTGGGTAGCCTATAAAATTTTGAAAAATATAGGGGTATTAGGTATCAGTGAAATTGGAGCGTTTTTTAGTAACTCTATTCAAGTTATCATTGCGGGAGTTTTTATTGTCAAATCTTTTTCAATTATCTGGTATTACCCATACATGCTTTTCTTTGGAATAATAACAGCTTTCATAAACTCTGTAATAGTCAACTACATAATAAGGAGTGTAAAAATTGATAACTTTAGATAAAAAGATTGTTTTGGGTTCTTCTTCTCCACGTAGAAAAGAGTTGCTTAGGCTGATTGTTAAAGACTTTACTATCAAAACTTCCAATAATGCTGAAAATTATCAATCTTTTAAACCGGATGAAATTGTCCAAGAAATTTCACACAATAAAAGTAAAAGTATAAATATCTTACCAAATGAGCTTTTGATAACAGCAGATACAATAGTAACTTTGGATGATAAAATATTAGGTAAGCCAAAAAATGAAAAAGAAGCTTTTTTAATGCTTAAAGCGTTATCGAATAGAACTCACTATGTTTACACAGGGATTACTTTGAGAACTATTGATAAAATTAAAATCTTTTTTGAAGTTTCTAAGGTTACTTTTTATGAATTAGACGAAGAAATCATAAATTATTATATTAAAAATTATAATCCTTTTGATAAAGCGGGAGCTTACGCCATACAAGATTTTGCAGCTGTTTTTGTAAAAGAAATAGAAGGAGACTACTATAATATTATGGGGCTTCCTGTTGCAAAACTATACTGGCAATTACGCAATTGGAGATAGTAGTTAATATTTTTGAAAATATAATTTGAATTTAAATGGGTTAACAGTGGGAATATATTAAGGGGGTAAAATGAGTGAGGATCTTCTACCAAGAGAAAAATTAGAAAAATATGGTTCCCAAAATCTTTCTGATGCTGAATTAATTGCTGTAATATTAAGGCAAGGAACCAAGGGTATAAACGTTTTCGAGGCTTCGAAACGGTTAATTGAAAAGTATAAATCTTTAACTGTCCTGGTAGATTTGCCGCTTGATGTACTTTCAAAGGAAAAAGGTATAGGAAAAGTAAAAGCACTGAATTTAAAAGCAGCATTTGAGCTCGGAAAGAGATTCCATTTACAAAAAATGAAAGAAACACATCAGAAAATCACAT
This window harbors:
- a CDS encoding FAD:protein FMN transferase, producing the protein MWRKNSHNVRIYFYLAALGAGIILLSILIFSKPMPVYEEKIIPVFGTYVRLNVAGDKVSPDVLIKMAERELYQIHNKYSANVENSIVWELNKNGKVKVDDEALFLFQSAINYAIITGGAFDPTIRPLLELWGFDDANSSEKRVPSQEEINNVLSYVDYRFINIDEKNMEVSFLKEGVQVDLGGIAKGYAIDLVIQRIRAIDPKATGFIDAGGDIGIIGPKFGELAWVIGIRDPFSNDTFKSMDTIYLTDGTVATSGDYERFFVQNGTKYHHIIDPQTGYPAQGISSVTVIAPNATAADTFATALFVLGFDNPALEYFTNFGIQAMIVSNNGEIRETSGFNYFREKLK
- a CDS encoding NusG domain II-containing protein, translated to MKFARKTDFYVIFVLFLIIGGFILFTHIGSKSPFSEIEVFLKGEKILTITQEGTYTINDTDGYLLLQVEYLNGAVRVINSTCPLKVCENTGWVSNPNQPIVCIPNEIIVKPVGDQNKSGVDIYTW
- a CDS encoding Gx transporter family protein; this encodes MVNSKKVSYIALLTALASAVYYVESFLPMPVSVPGARWGFSNFPLILAVVSNIGLTNTLYIAIIKTVLGSILSGRFLSPMFWMGLAGAVVSSFSMWVAYKILKNIGVLGISEIGAFFSNSIQVIIAGVFIVKSFSIIWYYPYMLFFGIITAFINSVIVNYIIRSVKIDNFR
- a CDS encoding Maf family nucleotide pyrophosphatase → MITLDKKIVLGSSSPRRKELLRLIVKDFTIKTSNNAENYQSFKPDEIVQEISHNKSKSINILPNELLITADTIVTLDDKILGKPKNEKEAFLMLKALSNRTHYVYTGITLRTIDKIKIFFEVSKVTFYELDEEIINYYIKNYNPFDKAGAYAIQDFAAVFVKEIEGDYYNIMGLPVAKLYWQLRNWR